The Rhododendron vialii isolate Sample 1 chromosome 6a, ASM3025357v1 genome includes a window with the following:
- the LOC131329641 gene encoding zinc finger CCCH domain-containing protein 18-like isoform X9 has protein sequence MRRVLRDLMTEKATRSRFRQIGSGRCEMDSFEASTIVFSRIRKLEPENVTNKIVGYLLLQDCRQEMIRLAFGPDHLITNLIHRIKIQLGLVSKPSVSIPMSPVPAPDLPFMRFSPVSSPTTLRLPNHYWESRVNPEPIHNPHFVPIAYSDSVPEDFRLENRSHFMRLEDQFEPFDLGNQSCARDFYNPEATFSRRHRSPTEFPIKVCHYFNKGFCKHGSNCRYFHGNPFLDSFYQMFSPRPNEFDSEDQVFSPRSLEKLEYEISELLKSRRGNPVSIASLPMLYYEKYGRTLQAEGYLTESQRHGKAGFSLTKLLARLNNSVRLIDRPHGQHSVVLAEDVPKYMENCGERNDPGQIVSGSRQIYLTFPSESTFTEEDVSNYFDSFGPVEDVRIPCQQKRMFGFVTFVSADTVRMILSRGNPHYVCGARVLVKPYREKSKLFDRKYPEKLEHQMSQNSLYFDMDSEIHPRWESSRLMREPFMDENEHGLEVQTRRLSGLQLSRRPLANQESYFGYSMDELKASEDHSKFSSAERFNHLLDVHCEPTSDDDPKLIRTIHTDQESQGVNLPESPFASPIVSSISTVLI, from the exons ATGAGAAGAGTCTTACGTGATCTGATGACCGAAAAAGCGACTAGATCCCGGTTCAGACAAATTGG GAGTGGGAGATGTGAGATGGACTCTTTTGAGGCTTCAACCATCGTCTTTAGTAGGATCAGGAAGTTAGAGCCAGAGAATGTAACAAACAAGATTGTAGGGTATCTCCTTTTACAAGACTGTCGCCAAGAAATGATTCGACTGGCTTTCGGTCCGGACCATCTAATCACAAATTTGATTCACAGAATCAAAATCCAGCTCGGGCTAGTGTCGAAACCATCTGTTTCCATCCCAATGAGCCCGGTTCCTGCTCCGGATCTTCCATTTATGCGTTTCTCACCGGTTTCATCCCCTACAACATTAAGGTTACCAAATCACTACTGGGAATCCCGAGTAAATCCGGAGCCCATACATAATCCACATTTTGTACCCATTGCCTATTCTGATTCAGTTCCTGAAGATTTTAGGCTCGAAAATCGGTCCCATTTCATGAGATTGGAGGATCAGTTCGAGCCATTTGATTTAGGAAATCAATCATGTGCAAGGGACTTTTATAACCCAGAAGCTACATTCTCAAGAAGACATCGGTCTCCAACCGAATTCCCAATCAAAGTTTGTCACTATTTTAATAAGGGGTTTTGCAAGCATGGAAGTAATTGTAGGTACTTTCACGGGAACCCTTTTCTGGATAGCTTCTACCAGATGTTTAGTCCTCGTCCAAATGAATTTGACAGTGAAGACCAGGTGTTTTCACCTCGGTCGCTTGAAAAGTTGGAATATGAGATTTCTGAGCTGTTGAAATCCAGAAGAGGGAATCCTGTTTCAATCGCGTCGCTTCCCATGTTGTACTATGAGAAGTATGGGAGGACTCTTCAGGCTGAAGGGTACCTCACTGAAAGCCAGAGGCATGGGAAAGCTGGTTTTAGTTTGACGAAGCTCCTCGCCCGGTTGAACAACAGTGTTCGGTTGATTGACAG ACCTCATGGGCAGCATTCAGTTGTTTTAGCGGAAGATGTGCCAAAATATATGGAAAACTGTGGTGAAAGAAATGACCCAGGCCAGATAGTTAGTGGATCACGACAGATATATCTGACTTTTCCGTCTGAAAGCACGTTCACAGAGGAAGATGTCTCCAACTACTTTGA TTCCTTTGGGCCAGTTGAAGATGTGAGGATTCCTTGCCAACAGAAACGGATGTTTGGGTTCGTGACGTTTGTTAGTGCAGATACTGTGAGAATGATTCTGTCAAGGGGAAATCCGCATTATGTTTGTGGTGCTCGTGTTCTTGTAAAACCGTATCGGGAAAAATCGAAGCTTTTTGACAG GAAATACCCAGAGAAACTGGAGCATCAGATGAGTCAGAATTCGCTCTATTTTGACATGGATTCCGAGATTCACCCTA GATGGGAATCCTCAAGATTGATGAGGGAGCCGTTTATGGATGAGAATGAACATGGCCTTGAAGTTCAGACAAGGAGACTGTCAGGGCTGCAGTTATCACGAAGACCTCTGGCCAACCAAGAGTCCTATTTTGGCTACTCCATGGACGAGCTCAAAGCTTCAGAAG ATCATTCTAAGTTTTCATCAGCAGAACGTTTCAACCATCTGCTCGATGTTCATTGTGAGCCCACGAGTGATGATGATCCCAAGCTCATAAGAACCATTCACACTGACCAGGAGAG
- the LOC131329641 gene encoding zinc finger CCCH domain-containing protein 18-like isoform X7 yields the protein MACSLIFVHMLLTEEIRGSGRCEMDSFEASTIVFSRIRKLEPENVTNKIVGYLLLQDCRQEMIRLAFGPDHLITNLIHRIKIQLGLVSKPSVSIPMSPVPAPDLPFMRFSPVSSPTTLRLPNHYWESRVNPEPIHNPHFVPIAYSDSVPEDFRLENRSHFMRLEDQFEPFDLGNQSCARDFYNPEATFSRRHRSPTEFPIKVCHYFNKGFCKHGSNCRYFHGNPFLDSFYQMFSPRPNEFDSEDQVFSPRSLEKLEYEISELLKSRRGNPVSIASLPMLYYEKYGRTLQAEGYLTESQRHGKAGFSLTKLLARLNNSVRLIDRPHGQHSVVLAEDVPKYMENCGERNDPGQIVSGSRQIYLTFPSESTFTEEDVSNYFDSFGPVEDVRIPCQQKRMFGFVTFVSADTVRMILSRGNPHYVCGARVLVKPYREKSKLFDRKYPEKLEHQMSQNSLYFDMDSEIHPRWESSRLMREPFMDENEHGLEVQTRRLSGLQLSRRPLANQESYFGYSMDELKASEGLIYSEDHSKFSSAERFNHLLDVHCEPTSDDDPKLIRTIHTDQESQGVNLPESPFASPIVSSISTVLI from the exons ATGGCGTGTTCTCTAATATTTGTTCATATGCTACTGACTGAAGAGATTCGTGG GAGTGGGAGATGTGAGATGGACTCTTTTGAGGCTTCAACCATCGTCTTTAGTAGGATCAGGAAGTTAGAGCCAGAGAATGTAACAAACAAGATTGTAGGGTATCTCCTTTTACAAGACTGTCGCCAAGAAATGATTCGACTGGCTTTCGGTCCGGACCATCTAATCACAAATTTGATTCACAGAATCAAAATCCAGCTCGGGCTAGTGTCGAAACCATCTGTTTCCATCCCAATGAGCCCGGTTCCTGCTCCGGATCTTCCATTTATGCGTTTCTCACCGGTTTCATCCCCTACAACATTAAGGTTACCAAATCACTACTGGGAATCCCGAGTAAATCCGGAGCCCATACATAATCCACATTTTGTACCCATTGCCTATTCTGATTCAGTTCCTGAAGATTTTAGGCTCGAAAATCGGTCCCATTTCATGAGATTGGAGGATCAGTTCGAGCCATTTGATTTAGGAAATCAATCATGTGCAAGGGACTTTTATAACCCAGAAGCTACATTCTCAAGAAGACATCGGTCTCCAACCGAATTCCCAATCAAAGTTTGTCACTATTTTAATAAGGGGTTTTGCAAGCATGGAAGTAATTGTAGGTACTTTCACGGGAACCCTTTTCTGGATAGCTTCTACCAGATGTTTAGTCCTCGTCCAAATGAATTTGACAGTGAAGACCAGGTGTTTTCACCTCGGTCGCTTGAAAAGTTGGAATATGAGATTTCTGAGCTGTTGAAATCCAGAAGAGGGAATCCTGTTTCAATCGCGTCGCTTCCCATGTTGTACTATGAGAAGTATGGGAGGACTCTTCAGGCTGAAGGGTACCTCACTGAAAGCCAGAGGCATGGGAAAGCTGGTTTTAGTTTGACGAAGCTCCTCGCCCGGTTGAACAACAGTGTTCGGTTGATTGACAG ACCTCATGGGCAGCATTCAGTTGTTTTAGCGGAAGATGTGCCAAAATATATGGAAAACTGTGGTGAAAGAAATGACCCAGGCCAGATAGTTAGTGGATCACGACAGATATATCTGACTTTTCCGTCTGAAAGCACGTTCACAGAGGAAGATGTCTCCAACTACTTTGA TTCCTTTGGGCCAGTTGAAGATGTGAGGATTCCTTGCCAACAGAAACGGATGTTTGGGTTCGTGACGTTTGTTAGTGCAGATACTGTGAGAATGATTCTGTCAAGGGGAAATCCGCATTATGTTTGTGGTGCTCGTGTTCTTGTAAAACCGTATCGGGAAAAATCGAAGCTTTTTGACAG GAAATACCCAGAGAAACTGGAGCATCAGATGAGTCAGAATTCGCTCTATTTTGACATGGATTCCGAGATTCACCCTA GATGGGAATCCTCAAGATTGATGAGGGAGCCGTTTATGGATGAGAATGAACATGGCCTTGAAGTTCAGACAAGGAGACTGTCAGGGCTGCAGTTATCACGAAGACCTCTGGCCAACCAAGAGTCCTATTTTGGCTACTCCATGGACGAGCTCAAAGCTTCAGAAGGTTTAATTTACTCAGAAG ATCATTCTAAGTTTTCATCAGCAGAACGTTTCAACCATCTGCTCGATGTTCATTGTGAGCCCACGAGTGATGATGATCCCAAGCTCATAAGAACCATTCACACTGACCAGGAGAG
- the LOC131329641 gene encoding zinc finger CCCH domain-containing protein 18-like isoform X1, producing MRRVLRDLMTEKATRSRFRQIGSGRCEMDSFEASTIVFSRIRKLEPENVTNKIVGYLLLQDCRQEMIRLAFGPDHLITNLIHRIKIQLGLVSKPSVSIPMSPVPAPDLPFMRFSPVSSPTTLRLPNHYWESRVNPEPIHNPHFVPIAYSDSVPEDFRLENRSHFMRLEDQFEPFDLGNQSCARDFYNPEATFSRRHRSPTEFPIKVCHYFNKGFCKHGSNCRYFHGNPFLDSFYQMFSPRPNEFDSEDQVFSPRSLEKLEYEISELLKSRRGNPVSIASLPMLYYEKYGRTLQAEGYLTESQRHGKAGFSLTKLLARLNNSVRLIDRPHGQHSVVLAEDVPKYMENCGERNDPGQIVSGSRQIYLTFPSESTFTEEDVSNYFDSFGPVEDVRIPCQQKRMFGFVTFVSADTVRMILSRGNPHYVCGARVLVKPYREKSKLFDRKYPEKLEHQMSQNSLYFDMDSEIHPRWESSRLMREPFMDENEHGLEVQTRRLSGLQLSRRPLANQESYFGYSMDELKASEGLIYSEVQIPIRTILYADHSKFSSAERFNHLLDVHCEPTSDDDPKLIRTIHTDQESSQGVNLPESPFASPIVSSISTVLI from the exons ATGAGAAGAGTCTTACGTGATCTGATGACCGAAAAAGCGACTAGATCCCGGTTCAGACAAATTGG GAGTGGGAGATGTGAGATGGACTCTTTTGAGGCTTCAACCATCGTCTTTAGTAGGATCAGGAAGTTAGAGCCAGAGAATGTAACAAACAAGATTGTAGGGTATCTCCTTTTACAAGACTGTCGCCAAGAAATGATTCGACTGGCTTTCGGTCCGGACCATCTAATCACAAATTTGATTCACAGAATCAAAATCCAGCTCGGGCTAGTGTCGAAACCATCTGTTTCCATCCCAATGAGCCCGGTTCCTGCTCCGGATCTTCCATTTATGCGTTTCTCACCGGTTTCATCCCCTACAACATTAAGGTTACCAAATCACTACTGGGAATCCCGAGTAAATCCGGAGCCCATACATAATCCACATTTTGTACCCATTGCCTATTCTGATTCAGTTCCTGAAGATTTTAGGCTCGAAAATCGGTCCCATTTCATGAGATTGGAGGATCAGTTCGAGCCATTTGATTTAGGAAATCAATCATGTGCAAGGGACTTTTATAACCCAGAAGCTACATTCTCAAGAAGACATCGGTCTCCAACCGAATTCCCAATCAAAGTTTGTCACTATTTTAATAAGGGGTTTTGCAAGCATGGAAGTAATTGTAGGTACTTTCACGGGAACCCTTTTCTGGATAGCTTCTACCAGATGTTTAGTCCTCGTCCAAATGAATTTGACAGTGAAGACCAGGTGTTTTCACCTCGGTCGCTTGAAAAGTTGGAATATGAGATTTCTGAGCTGTTGAAATCCAGAAGAGGGAATCCTGTTTCAATCGCGTCGCTTCCCATGTTGTACTATGAGAAGTATGGGAGGACTCTTCAGGCTGAAGGGTACCTCACTGAAAGCCAGAGGCATGGGAAAGCTGGTTTTAGTTTGACGAAGCTCCTCGCCCGGTTGAACAACAGTGTTCGGTTGATTGACAG ACCTCATGGGCAGCATTCAGTTGTTTTAGCGGAAGATGTGCCAAAATATATGGAAAACTGTGGTGAAAGAAATGACCCAGGCCAGATAGTTAGTGGATCACGACAGATATATCTGACTTTTCCGTCTGAAAGCACGTTCACAGAGGAAGATGTCTCCAACTACTTTGA TTCCTTTGGGCCAGTTGAAGATGTGAGGATTCCTTGCCAACAGAAACGGATGTTTGGGTTCGTGACGTTTGTTAGTGCAGATACTGTGAGAATGATTCTGTCAAGGGGAAATCCGCATTATGTTTGTGGTGCTCGTGTTCTTGTAAAACCGTATCGGGAAAAATCGAAGCTTTTTGACAG GAAATACCCAGAGAAACTGGAGCATCAGATGAGTCAGAATTCGCTCTATTTTGACATGGATTCCGAGATTCACCCTA GATGGGAATCCTCAAGATTGATGAGGGAGCCGTTTATGGATGAGAATGAACATGGCCTTGAAGTTCAGACAAGGAGACTGTCAGGGCTGCAGTTATCACGAAGACCTCTGGCCAACCAAGAGTCCTATTTTGGCTACTCCATGGACGAGCTCAAAGCTTCAGAAGGTTTAATTTACTCAGAAG TTCAGATTCCTATTCGAACCATTTTGTATGCAGATCATTCTAAGTTTTCATCAGCAGAACGTTTCAACCATCTGCTCGATGTTCATTGTGAGCCCACGAGTGATGATGATCCCAAGCTCATAAGAACCATTCACACTGACCAGGAGAG